A stretch of Methylogaea oryzae DNA encodes these proteins:
- a CDS encoding NADP-dependent methylenetetrahydromethanopterin/methylenetetrahydrofolate dehydrogenase has protein sequence MKKLLFQLDTDSFASVFDTVVAYDGGADHVIGHANVTPENVTPLVEGAIFTRPPKEKKNTALFVGGSDLAAGQALFQAVRKQFFADFRVSVMLDSNGSNTTAAAGVAKLAASGAIAGKKAVVLAGTGPVGQRAAVMLAKEGARVAVTSRQMARAVKACEDMRVRFGVTLTPLEAVDNEARAAAIADAQIVFACGAAGVLLLEEQHWKDNPHLEMLADANATPPLGIAGMEMFDRGAERHGKICWGAIGFGTLKLAVHRACIGKLFESNDQVFDAEEIFALAKSMA, from the coding sequence ATGAAGAAACTTCTGTTCCAGCTCGACACCGATTCGTTCGCTTCCGTCTTCGATACCGTGGTGGCCTACGACGGGGGGGCCGATCACGTCATCGGCCATGCCAATGTGACCCCGGAAAACGTTACTCCATTGGTGGAGGGCGCTATTTTTACCCGGCCGCCCAAGGAGAAAAAGAATACCGCCCTGTTTGTCGGCGGCAGCGACTTGGCGGCGGGGCAGGCCCTGTTCCAGGCGGTGCGCAAGCAATTTTTCGCCGATTTTCGCGTATCCGTGATGCTGGACAGTAACGGCAGCAACACCACCGCGGCGGCGGGGGTGGCCAAGCTGGCCGCCAGCGGCGCCATCGCGGGCAAGAAGGCCGTGGTGTTGGCCGGTACCGGGCCTGTGGGGCAACGTGCGGCGGTGATGTTGGCCAAGGAAGGGGCGCGGGTGGCTGTCACCTCCCGGCAAATGGCTCGCGCCGTGAAAGCTTGCGAGGACATGCGGGTCCGGTTCGGCGTGACGCTGACGCCGCTGGAAGCGGTCGACAACGAAGCGCGCGCCGCCGCCATCGCCGACGCCCAGATCGTTTTCGCCTGCGGCGCCGCCGGCGTGTTGTTGCTGGAAGAGCAGCATTGGAAAGATAACCCCCATCTGGAGATGCTGGCCGACGCCAACGCGACGCCGCCCTTGGGGATCGCCGGCATGGAGATGTTCGATCGGGGCGCCGAACGTCACGGCAAAATCTGTTGGGGCGCTATCGGCTTCGGCACCCTGAAACTGGCGGTGCACCGGGCTTGCATCGGCAAATTGTTCGAATCCAACGACCAAGTGTTCGACGCCGAGGAAATTTTCGCCTTGGCCAAGAGCATGGCTTAA
- the fchA gene encoding methenyltetrahydrofolate cyclohydrolase encodes MIKDKPVQTFLDELASKSSTPGGGSAAAVMGAMGAALVSMVCNLTIGKKGYEAVDADMRALLQRTEALRAKLADMVRADVEVFDKVMAAYGLPKDSDEQKAARSAAIQAALKQATDVPMECARACAEAIALSRIAAEQGNRNVVTDAGVAVMAAYAALKSAALNVYINTGTIRDKDFVEQRVAELEAILTVNEDATAEIYALVKSKL; translated from the coding sequence ATGATCAAAGACAAGCCGGTCCAAACCTTTTTGGACGAACTGGCCAGCAAGTCCTCCACGCCCGGCGGCGGCAGCGCGGCAGCGGTGATGGGCGCCATGGGCGCCGCCTTGGTGAGCATGGTGTGCAACCTCACCATCGGCAAAAAAGGCTACGAAGCGGTGGACGCCGACATGCGCGCCCTGCTGCAGCGGACGGAAGCCCTGCGGGCCAAGCTCGCCGACATGGTACGGGCCGATGTGGAGGTATTCGACAAAGTCATGGCCGCCTACGGCCTGCCCAAGGACAGCGACGAACAGAAGGCGGCCCGCAGCGCCGCCATCCAGGCCGCCCTCAAGCAAGCCACCGACGTGCCCATGGAATGCGCCCGCGCGTGCGCCGAAGCCATCGCCCTCAGCCGCATCGCGGCGGAACAAGGCAACCGCAACGTCGTTACCGACGCCGGCGTGGCCGTCATGGCCGCATACGCCGCGCTCAAATCCGCCGCGCTCAACGTTTATATCAACACCGGAACCATCCGGGACAAGGATTTCGTGGAACAGCGCGTGGCGGAACTGGAAGCGATCCTGACCGTCAACGAAGACGCCACCGCAGAAATCTATGCCCTGGTAAAAAGCAAGCTTTAA
- the nifK gene encoding nitrogenase molybdenum-iron protein subunit beta, with protein sequence MSQSVENIKPSYPLFRDQEYKDNLAEKRALYEERHPDEKIEEVFQWTTSKEYQELNFQREALTVNPAKACQPLGAVLCSLGFEKTLPYVHGSQGCVAYFRTYFNRHFKEPVSCVSDSMTEDAAVFGGQKNMFDGLANAKAMYKPDMIAVSTTCMAEVIGDDLNAFINNSKKEGHIPDDYPVPFAHTPSFVGSHTTGWDNMFEGIARYFTLNHMEDKAPGKNGKLNLVPGFETYLGNYRVMHRMLNEMGVEHTLLSDPTEVLDTPADGQFRMYAGGTTMDEIKDAPNAITTVLLQPWHLEKTKKFVEGTWNHDIPKLNIPMGLEWTDEFLMKVSELTGKPIPASLEVERGRLVDAMTDSHAWLHGKKFALWGDPDFVMGMVKFLLELGAEPTHILCHNANKRWKKAVEKILEESPYGVNGKVYLGNDLWHMRSLVFTDKPDFMIGNSYGKFIQRDTLYKGAEFEVPLIRIGFPIFDRHHLHRMTTLGYEGAFYILTTLVNAVLERLDDETRGMGTTDYNYDLVR encoded by the coding sequence ATGAGTCAGTCAGTCGAGAACATCAAACCCAGCTATCCGCTGTTCCGCGACCAGGAATACAAAGACAACCTGGCGGAGAAGCGGGCGCTGTACGAAGAGCGTCATCCGGACGAGAAAATCGAAGAAGTGTTCCAGTGGACCACTTCCAAGGAATACCAGGAGCTCAACTTCCAGCGCGAAGCGCTCACCGTCAACCCGGCCAAGGCCTGCCAACCCCTGGGCGCCGTGCTGTGCTCCTTGGGCTTCGAGAAGACCTTGCCCTATGTGCACGGTTCGCAAGGCTGCGTGGCCTATTTCCGCACCTACTTCAACCGCCACTTCAAGGAGCCCGTCTCCTGCGTGTCCGACTCCATGACGGAAGACGCGGCGGTGTTCGGCGGCCAGAAGAACATGTTCGACGGGCTGGCCAACGCCAAGGCCATGTACAAGCCGGACATGATCGCGGTGTCCACCACCTGCATGGCGGAAGTGATCGGCGACGACCTCAACGCCTTCATCAACAACTCGAAGAAGGAAGGGCACATCCCCGACGACTACCCGGTGCCCTTCGCTCACACGCCCAGCTTCGTCGGCAGCCATACCACCGGCTGGGACAATATGTTCGAAGGCATCGCCCGCTACTTCACCCTCAACCACATGGAGGACAAGGCGCCGGGCAAGAACGGCAAGCTCAACCTGGTGCCGGGCTTCGAGACCTATCTGGGCAACTACCGCGTCATGCACCGCATGCTCAACGAAATGGGCGTGGAACATACCCTGCTGAGCGACCCTACGGAAGTGCTGGACACCCCGGCCGACGGCCAGTTCCGCATGTATGCCGGCGGCACGACCATGGACGAGATCAAGGACGCGCCCAACGCCATCACCACGGTGTTGTTGCAGCCCTGGCATTTGGAGAAGACTAAGAAGTTCGTGGAAGGCACTTGGAATCACGACATTCCCAAGCTCAACATCCCCATGGGCCTGGAATGGACCGACGAATTCCTGATGAAGGTATCGGAACTGACCGGCAAGCCGATTCCCGCTTCCCTGGAAGTGGAGCGCGGCCGCTTGGTTGACGCCATGACCGACTCCCACGCCTGGCTGCACGGCAAGAAATTCGCCCTGTGGGGCGATCCGGACTTCGTTATGGGCATGGTCAAGTTCCTGCTGGAACTGGGCGCGGAGCCGACCCACATCCTTTGCCACAACGCCAACAAGCGTTGGAAGAAGGCGGTGGAGAAGATCCTGGAAGAATCGCCCTACGGCGTGAACGGCAAGGTGTACTTGGGCAACGACCTGTGGCACATGCGCTCCCTGGTGTTCACCGACAAGCCGGATTTCATGATCGGCAACAGCTACGGCAAGTTCATCCAGCGCGACACGCTGTACAAGGGCGCAGAGTTCGAGGTGCCGCTGATCCGCATCGGCTTCCCGATCTTCGACCGCCACCACCTGCATCGCATGACCACCCTGGGCTACGAGGGCGCGTTCTACATCCTCACCACCCTGGTCAACGCCGTGCTGGAACGCCTGGACGACGAAACCCGCGGCATGGGCACCACGGACTACAACTACGACCTCGTGAGGTAG
- the nifD gene encoding nitrogenase molybdenum-iron protein alpha chain encodes MAALTREETEALIQEVLEVYPEKAKKDRAKHLAVNDPSVEKSSKCITSNRKSLPGVMTIRGCAYAGSKGVVWGPIKDMIHISHGPVGCGQYSRAGRRNYYIGTTGVNTFVTMNFTSDFQEKDIVFGGDKKLAKLITEVEQLFPLHKGISVQSECPIGLIGDDIEAVSKKAAKEIEKPVVPVRCEGFRGVSQSLGHHIANDAVRDWVLGNRDGDESFETTPYDVAVIGDYNIGGDAWASRTLLEEMGLRVVAQWSGDGTLSEIELTPKVKLNLIHCYRSMNYIARHMEEKYSIPWIEYNFFGPTKIAESLRKIAAHFDDKIKEGAEKVIARYTAEYEAVIAKYKPRLQGKKVMLYIGGLRPRHVIGAYEDLGMEVVGTGYEFAHNDDYDRTIKEMGNATLLYDDVTGYEFEEFVKKIQPDLIGSGIKEKYIFQKMGVPFRQMHSWDYSGPYHGYDGFAIFARDMDMTINNPCWKQISAPWKKAATEATAQRVAAGA; translated from the coding sequence ATGGCAGCTTTAACCCGCGAGGAAACCGAAGCCCTCATCCAGGAGGTGCTGGAGGTTTATCCCGAAAAAGCCAAGAAAGACCGCGCCAAGCACTTGGCGGTCAACGACCCCTCGGTCGAAAAGTCCAGCAAGTGCATCACTTCCAACCGCAAGTCCTTGCCGGGCGTGATGACCATCCGCGGTTGCGCCTACGCCGGTTCCAAGGGCGTGGTGTGGGGTCCCATCAAGGACATGATCCACATCTCCCACGGCCCGGTGGGCTGCGGCCAGTACTCCCGCGCCGGCCGCCGCAACTATTACATCGGCACCACCGGCGTGAACACCTTCGTCACCATGAACTTCACCTCGGACTTCCAGGAGAAGGACATCGTGTTCGGCGGCGACAAGAAGCTGGCCAAGCTGATCACTGAAGTGGAACAGCTGTTCCCGCTGCACAAAGGCATTTCCGTGCAGTCCGAATGCCCCATCGGCCTCATCGGCGACGACATCGAAGCCGTGTCCAAGAAGGCCGCCAAGGAAATCGAAAAGCCGGTGGTGCCGGTGCGCTGCGAAGGCTTCCGCGGCGTGTCCCAATCCTTGGGCCATCACATCGCCAACGACGCGGTGCGCGACTGGGTGCTGGGCAACCGCGACGGCGACGAGAGCTTCGAAACCACCCCCTATGACGTGGCGGTGATCGGCGACTACAACATCGGCGGCGACGCCTGGGCTTCCCGCACCCTGCTGGAAGAAATGGGCCTGCGCGTGGTGGCGCAGTGGTCCGGCGACGGCACGCTGTCGGAAATCGAGCTGACGCCGAAAGTGAAGCTCAACCTCATCCACTGCTACCGGTCGATGAACTACATCGCCCGCCACATGGAGGAGAAGTATTCGATTCCCTGGATCGAATACAACTTCTTCGGCCCCACCAAGATCGCCGAATCCCTGCGCAAAATCGCTGCGCACTTCGACGACAAGATCAAGGAAGGCGCCGAAAAGGTCATCGCCCGCTACACCGCGGAATACGAAGCGGTCATCGCCAAGTACAAGCCGCGTTTGCAGGGCAAGAAAGTCATGCTCTACATCGGCGGCCTGCGTCCGCGCCACGTGATCGGCGCCTACGAAGACCTGGGTATGGAAGTGGTCGGCACGGGCTACGAATTCGCCCACAACGACGACTATGACCGCACCATCAAGGAAATGGGCAATGCCACGTTGCTCTATGACGACGTGACCGGCTACGAATTCGAAGAGTTCGTGAAAAAGATCCAGCCGGACCTGATCGGCTCGGGCATCAAGGAAAAGTACATCTTCCAGAAGATGGGCGTGCCGTTCCGCCAGATGCACAGCTGGGACTACTCCGGCCCGTACCACGGCTACGACGGCTTCGCCATCTTCGCCCGCGATATGGACATGACCATCAACAATCCGTGCTGGAAGCAGATCAGCGCCCCTTGGAAAAAGGCGGCGACCGAAGCGACCGCGCAGCGGGTGGCGGCGGGAGCGTGA
- a CDS encoding flagellin, which translates to MSVINTNMMSLNTRRNLEKSEASLSTTMERLSSGLRVNSAKDDAAGLAIASRLSSQINGMNVAMRNANDGISMAQTAEGAMSNLGDMLQRMRDLGIQSMNGSNASGDRNNLNTEFKQLASELQRVINSTTFNGNAILNGKAYSTTSVVVFQVGADALANNKISIRMSNLSAGAMKSVFSGGTISRVSAASGYVKAIDNAITQVTTLRAKLGAVQNRLTNTINGLRITTENQSAARSRIMDADFAAETSNLSRSQILQQAGTAMLSQANSAPQQVLKLLQ; encoded by the coding sequence ATGTCCGTAATCAACACCAACATGATGTCCTTGAATACTCGCCGCAACCTGGAGAAATCCGAGGCGAGTCTGTCCACGACAATGGAACGGCTGTCTTCCGGTTTGCGGGTCAACAGCGCTAAGGACGATGCTGCCGGCTTGGCCATCGCTTCCCGCCTGTCGTCGCAGATTAACGGTATGAACGTCGCCATGCGCAACGCCAACGACGGCATCTCCATGGCGCAGACGGCGGAAGGCGCCATGAGCAACCTCGGCGATATGCTGCAACGCATGCGCGATCTGGGCATCCAGTCCATGAACGGCAGCAACGCCTCCGGCGACCGCAACAACCTGAACACCGAATTTAAGCAGCTGGCGTCGGAACTGCAGCGCGTCATCAATTCCACCACCTTCAACGGCAACGCCATCCTCAACGGCAAGGCGTACAGCACGACTTCCGTGGTGGTGTTCCAGGTGGGCGCCGACGCCTTGGCCAACAACAAGATTTCCATTCGCATGAGCAACCTGTCGGCTGGCGCGATGAAATCGGTATTCTCCGGCGGCACCATCTCCCGCGTTTCCGCCGCCAGCGGTTACGTCAAGGCCATCGACAACGCCATTACCCAGGTAACCACGCTGCGGGCCAAATTGGGTGCCGTACAGAACCGCTTGACCAACACGATCAACGGCTTGCGCATCACGACGGAAAACCAGTCGGCCGCGCGCTCCCGCATCATGGACGCGGATTTCGCGGCGGAAACGTCGAACTTGAGCCGCTCGCAGATCCTGCAGCAGGCCGGTACGGCGATGCTGTCCCAGGCGAACTCGGCGCCGCAGCAGGTACTCAAGCTGTTGCAGTAA
- a CDS encoding HD domain-containing phosphohydrolase codes for MGGGCPPRRIRLCSDEESKRETGGVFSMDLTNQNFFLAHLKAVSQKDSIHTVEEIQDSNGKKLLDRNELLEPQKLQKLSQAQLKKPIYACIRFMEPLTMAAIRLHMQKAMDQSPGARLFERTPQGQQVALECLNRVTLPLPLLNLLTIMSKRLPELYTHSLEVTLICTYIGTLHRMPFSELVNLMYVGLFHDIGSMFLSPHLLDREGKLSWSDWRQIYTHPTLSYTILKDVQGLSPHVLAAVRQHHERIDGSGYPQGLTDKKLGELGRVAASAELIASVAQHKSQYHLTTVLNANIGKLDPAVLDTMAKVLAGIGSDDAVQASDNAAIYGLIDVVNDALARWQSIDPPSRAHRALEKVANGLSAVERIVNESELSADKLAPHDADAMVRLKLSQKTIGAIEEAKYQLLQVLQDVHRNKATYMAIEPEEISKALGRWVAETDRRFKGLGELAAAAAANAEPSQTNGDASEAASDNKEELLWYCMKNGKKHGPLSALNVMEFIQKGELRPVDLVWRAGLSHWSMVRTVPELFNWDTKLAEKEHQ; via the coding sequence TTGGGCGGCGGATGCCCGCCCCGCCGAATTAGATTATGTTCCGACGAAGAAAGTAAGCGTGAGACAGGAGGAGTTTTCAGCATGGACTTAACGAATCAAAATTTTTTCTTAGCGCATCTAAAAGCGGTTTCCCAGAAGGACAGCATCCACACCGTCGAGGAAATTCAGGACAGTAACGGGAAAAAACTGCTGGATCGCAACGAGCTGCTCGAACCGCAAAAACTACAGAAACTGTCGCAAGCTCAGCTCAAAAAGCCGATTTACGCCTGCATCCGCTTTATGGAACCGTTGACGATGGCCGCCATACGGCTGCACATGCAAAAGGCCATGGACCAATCCCCCGGCGCGCGTCTTTTCGAGCGCACGCCGCAGGGACAGCAGGTAGCGCTGGAGTGCCTCAACCGGGTAACGCTACCGCTGCCGCTGCTCAACCTCCTCACGATAATGTCGAAACGGCTTCCGGAGCTCTACACGCACAGCTTGGAAGTGACGTTGATCTGCACATACATCGGCACGTTGCATCGCATGCCGTTTTCCGAGCTGGTAAACCTGATGTACGTGGGCTTGTTCCACGACATCGGCTCGATGTTCCTGTCCCCCCATCTGTTGGACCGGGAAGGCAAGCTAAGTTGGTCCGATTGGCGCCAAATTTATACCCATCCCACGCTGAGCTACACGATACTCAAGGATGTGCAGGGCTTGTCGCCGCATGTTTTAGCCGCCGTACGCCAACATCATGAGCGCATCGACGGAAGCGGCTATCCGCAGGGCCTGACCGACAAAAAACTGGGCGAATTGGGAAGAGTCGCAGCCTCCGCCGAATTGATCGCAAGCGTTGCGCAGCACAAATCCCAATACCATTTAACGACGGTGCTGAACGCCAATATCGGCAAGCTCGATCCGGCCGTGCTCGACACGATGGCTAAAGTGCTTGCCGGCATCGGCAGCGACGATGCCGTGCAGGCATCGGACAACGCCGCGATCTACGGGCTGATCGATGTGGTCAACGATGCTTTGGCGCGCTGGCAAAGCATCGATCCCCCATCGCGCGCCCACCGCGCGCTGGAAAAAGTCGCCAACGGCCTTTCCGCCGTGGAGCGGATCGTCAACGAATCGGAATTGTCCGCCGACAAGCTGGCGCCTCACGACGCCGACGCCATGGTGCGCCTGAAACTCTCCCAAAAAACGATCGGCGCCATTGAAGAGGCCAAATATCAGCTGTTGCAAGTGTTGCAGGATGTCCATCGCAACAAGGCCACTTATATGGCTATAGAACCGGAGGAGATATCCAAAGCCCTCGGCCGCTGGGTGGCTGAAACCGACAGACGCTTCAAGGGCTTGGGCGAACTCGCCGCCGCTGCAGCCGCCAACGCCGAGCCTTCCCAAACAAATGGCGACGCCTCGGAGGCCGCGTCCGACAACAAGGAGGAGTTGTTGTGGTATTGCATGAAGAACGGAAAAAAGCACGGGCCGCTTAGCGCCTTGAACGTTATGGAATTCATCCAGAAAGGTGAATTACGCCCGGTGGACTTGGTCTGGCGCGCCGGCCTCAGCCATTGGTCCATGGTGAGAACCGTGCCGGAACTGTTCAATTGGGACACGAAACTGGCGGAAAAAGAGCATCAGTGA
- the nifH gene encoding nitrogenase iron protein, which yields MAKLRQCAIYGKGGIGKSTTTQNLVAALAEAGKKVMIVGCDPKADSTRLILHAKAQNSIMQMAADAGSVEDLELEDVLKVGYGNVKCVESGGPEPGVGCAGRGVITAINFLEEEGAYEEDLDFVFYDVLGDVVCGGFAMPIRENKAQEIYIVCSGEMMAMYAANNIAKGIVKYANSGGVRLAGLICNSRQCAREDELIMELARRLGTQMIHFVPRDNVVQRAEIRRMTVIEYEPAAKQADEYRSLASKIIDNKNLVIPTPITMDELEDLLMEFGIMEEVDESIVGKSAADEAVAA from the coding sequence ATGGCCAAATTACGTCAATGCGCCATTTACGGCAAAGGCGGTATCGGCAAGTCTACCACCACGCAAAACCTGGTGGCCGCACTGGCCGAAGCCGGCAAGAAAGTCATGATCGTCGGCTGCGACCCGAAGGCCGACTCCACCCGTTTGATCCTGCACGCCAAGGCGCAGAACTCCATCATGCAAATGGCCGCCGACGCGGGCAGCGTGGAGGACCTGGAGCTGGAAGACGTGCTCAAGGTCGGCTACGGCAACGTCAAATGCGTGGAATCCGGCGGCCCTGAGCCGGGCGTCGGCTGCGCCGGCCGCGGCGTGATCACCGCCATCAACTTCCTGGAAGAAGAAGGCGCCTACGAGGAAGACCTGGACTTCGTGTTCTACGACGTACTGGGCGACGTGGTGTGCGGCGGTTTCGCCATGCCCATCCGCGAAAACAAGGCCCAGGAAATCTACATCGTCTGCTCCGGCGAAATGATGGCCATGTACGCCGCCAACAACATCGCCAAGGGCATCGTGAAGTACGCCAACTCCGGCGGCGTGCGTCTGGCCGGCCTGATCTGCAACTCCCGCCAGTGCGCCCGCGAAGACGAGCTCATCATGGAGCTGGCCCGCCGTTTGGGCACCCAGATGATCCACTTCGTGCCGCGCGACAACGTGGTACAGCGCGCCGAAATCCGCCGCATGACGGTGATCGAGTATGAGCCGGCCGCCAAGCAGGCCGACGAGTACCGCTCCCTGGCCAGCAAGATCATCGACAACAAAAACCTGGTCATCCCGACGCCCATCACCATGGACGAGCTGGAAGACCTGTTGATGGAATTCGGCATCATGGAAGAAGTGGACGAAAGCATCGTCGGCAAGTCGGCGGCCGACGAGGCCGTGGCGGCTTAA
- a CDS encoding BLUF domain-containing protein — MIHLLYISSATSWPSETDLIKLLEQSRERNRRQNITGMLLYNNATYMQVLEGDSKDVHEIYDAICRDERNTGNVKLFEHEIIRRDFPDWSMGFRNLDTCSPDELPGFIDIFNGKLDKQIAINNKMAVVDLMVGFAKKYK, encoded by the coding sequence ATGATTCATCTTCTCTACATCAGCTCCGCCACGAGCTGGCCGAGCGAAACCGACCTCATCAAGCTTCTCGAGCAATCCAGGGAAAGGAATCGACGTCAAAATATTACCGGAATGCTTCTATATAATAACGCCACGTATATGCAAGTGCTTGAGGGGGATAGCAAGGACGTGCATGAAATATACGATGCGATCTGCCGCGACGAGAGAAACACCGGCAACGTAAAGCTGTTTGAACATGAAATCATCCGCAGGGACTTTCCGGATTGGAGCATGGGCTTTAGAAATCTCGACACTTGCTCGCCGGACGAACTCCCCGGATTTATCGACATTTTCAACGGAAAACTCGACAAGCAAATCGCCATTAACAACAAAATGGCTGTGGTCGATTTGATGGTCGGTTTCGCCAAGAAATACAAATAA
- the nifT gene encoding putative nitrogen fixation protein NifT has product MPEVMIRKDASDKLIFYIPKKDLEETIESLEFDSADQWGGNVTLGDGQRFFIEPLPAPPKLPITLRAKRAATED; this is encoded by the coding sequence ATGCCCGAAGTCATGATTCGCAAAGACGCCAGCGACAAGCTGATCTTCTACATCCCGAAGAAGGATTTGGAAGAAACCATCGAATCGCTGGAATTCGACAGCGCCGACCAGTGGGGCGGCAACGTCACCTTGGGCGACGGCCAACGGTTCTTCATCGAGCCCCTGCCGGCACCGCCCAAATTGCCCATTACCCTGCGCGCCAAGCGCGCCGCTACGGAGGATTGA
- a CDS encoding DUF6129 family protein — MIADELLRSVADRVESAGPGEAVLAELRGTYPGVHFSYCMDDDVGGVEPVLRKQSFNLYLVDGRDHCLKLTGDAAAATGLLVAELVDEA, encoded by the coding sequence ATGATCGCCGACGAATTGCTGCGGTCCGTGGCCGATCGGGTGGAAAGCGCCGGCCCCGGCGAAGCGGTGCTGGCCGAACTGCGCGGCACATACCCCGGCGTGCATTTCTCCTATTGCATGGACGACGACGTGGGCGGCGTCGAGCCGGTTTTACGGAAGCAGTCGTTCAATCTATATCTGGTCGACGGCCGGGATCACTGCCTGAAGCTGACCGGCGATGCCGCAGCGGCCACCGGTTTGCTGGTGGCCGAGTTGGTCGACGAGGCGTGA
- the smbP gene encoding small metal-binding protein SmbP, whose amino-acid sequence MQVKVIALAASLLFGAYGAAQAAEASHAAQALEHANAAVTHGEAKHADVLTQHAEEALKHAEAGQKEKANPHLEQGITHLKAAIEHGKMGHADVATGHAKDAVTHLKAAQ is encoded by the coding sequence ATGCAAGTGAAAGTCATTGCTCTCGCAGCCAGCCTGTTATTCGGCGCCTACGGCGCCGCCCAAGCGGCCGAAGCCAGCCACGCCGCCCAGGCGCTGGAACACGCCAACGCGGCGGTCACCCACGGCGAAGCCAAGCACGCCGACGTGCTGACCCAACACGCGGAAGAAGCGCTGAAACACGCCGAAGCCGGCCAAAAGGAAAAAGCCAATCCGCACCTGGAACAAGGCATCACCCACCTGAAAGCCGCTATCGAACACGGGAAAATGGGTCATGCGGACGTCGCCACAGGCCACGCCAAGGACGCGGTCACGCACCTGAAGGCAGCGCAGTAA
- a CDS encoding 4Fe-4S dicluster domain-containing protein — MAMYIVAEECISCGDCEPVCPTSSITEGKVTFKIDKASCTECEGVYKKPKCVEVCPVDGCILHLAA, encoded by the coding sequence ATGGCCATGTATATCGTTGCCGAAGAATGCATTTCCTGCGGCGATTGCGAACCGGTCTGCCCGACTTCGTCCATCACCGAAGGCAAGGTGACTTTCAAAATCGACAAGGCCTCTTGCACGGAGTGCGAGGGCGTCTACAAGAAGCCCAAGTGCGTGGAAGTCTGCCCTGTGGACGGCTGCATCCTGCATTTGGCGGCTTGA
- a CDS encoding dinitrogenase iron-molybdenum cofactor biosynthesis protein, translating to MSAQEPLSRDLALRIGLAARVLPDVNPRQLLDLLIEKLGAPLTAEKLAQVTVTQLKTGFASPDGEEDTEHVETIAIPQYKEAVRILWGEADDADLPPIQAYAEGEMPGSVRVAVASNVGEEADGHFGSCLRFLVYQVSRDESRLIDLRSTVGADQSDDRNAYRANLIKDCQVLYVVSVGGPAAAKVVKAGIYPIKLNQEEPAPQVIAKLQTVLAGSPPPWLAKIMGATPEQRVRFAAEAEEDAA from the coding sequence ATGTCCGCCCAAGAACCCCTGTCCCGCGATCTGGCCCTGCGCATCGGCTTGGCCGCGCGGGTATTGCCCGACGTGAATCCCCGGCAGTTGCTGGATTTGCTCATCGAAAAACTGGGCGCGCCCCTCACGGCGGAAAAGCTGGCCCAGGTGACCGTCACCCAGCTAAAAACCGGCTTCGCCAGCCCCGACGGCGAAGAAGACACCGAACACGTGGAAACCATCGCCATCCCCCAATACAAGGAAGCGGTACGCATCCTGTGGGGCGAAGCCGACGATGCCGATTTGCCGCCGATCCAGGCCTATGCCGAGGGCGAGATGCCCGGTTCGGTGCGCGTGGCGGTGGCGTCCAACGTCGGCGAGGAAGCCGACGGCCATTTCGGCTCCTGTCTGCGCTTCCTGGTGTACCAAGTCAGCCGCGACGAAAGCCGCTTGATCGACCTGCGCTCCACGGTGGGCGCCGACCAATCCGACGACCGCAACGCCTATCGCGCCAACCTGATCAAGGACTGCCAGGTGCTGTACGTGGTGTCGGTGGGCGGGCCGGCCGCCGCCAAGGTGGTCAAGGCCGGCATTTATCCCATCAAGCTCAACCAGGAAGAGCCGGCGCCCCAGGTCATCGCCAAGCTGCAAACGGTGCTGGCCGGCTCGCCGCCGCCCTGGCTGGCGAAAATCATGGGCGCGACGCCCGAGCAGCGGGTGCGCTTCGCCGCGGAGGCCGAGGAGGACGCCGCATGA